In Triplophysa rosa linkage group LG2, Trosa_1v2, whole genome shotgun sequence, the genomic window actcTCCAAATGGATTTGTTAAATAATAAGGACagactgtgttgtttttaacacaacagaGTGTACTGTactataaaaacaaactgtacAGTTAAAATTGGAAACATCCTCCCCAATCTAACAAAAAAGAATATGTTAACACATGACTGCCCACACAACACATTAGTCGTGATATGGTAAATAGGATATATATTACTATTCCTAAACAGCAGAAGAACTAGTAATAATATGGgaaaatgtaaactaaatgtGGGAAAGCCTGTTAAATCTTGCTATTCTTAGTTGTATGTTCCATTCTGTGTATCCTTACGAAGGAACTCAGTCTGCTTctggtaaaaacaaacaattcaatGAATTATATTGCTACATATACTCAAATATCAAGGAAAGCAatcaaaatacaatataaaaatgtatgtgtccCCTTTAACCAAGCCCCTCTCGGCTCTATAATAAATTTATGACCTTAACAGGAGGCTATTGTGGAGGACCAAGAGAGCAGAAAAGACGACAACATCCACCTGACAAGATTCCTTAGAGTGCTGGCCAACTTCCTGGTGCTCTGCTGTCTGGCAGGGAGTGGCTACTTGATCTACTTTGTGGTGCGCAGGTCACAGAAGTTTGCTCTGGTGGGACTGGAGAAATATGGATGGTGGGAGAGGAATGAGGTTAGATTCACGCAACAGATTAAGTGGTTAAATATACAATGTACATCTTGTTCTTTAATGAAACCTCACAACATTTTACAAACTGAATTCGAGGCTCTTGTTTTATtctgctttaaaaatatattactatttttacttcaaataaataaatactcgTATGTGTATATCCTCAGGTGAACATGGTCATGTCTCTGTTGGGAATGTTTTGTCCAATGTTATTCGATGTGATCAGCACTTTAGAGAACTATCATCCACGCATTGCTCTTCAATGGCAGCTGGGGCGCATCTTCGCCCTCTTTTTGGGGAACCTTTACACATTCATCATTGCTCTCATGGATGCAATCCAACTAAAGGTATTAACTCGAGACTACGATCAAAATCCATTAATCGGTCTTTCTGAGGCACTTACATTTAGTACAATCTCCATCATTCTAGCTTATTCTTGCCAAAATCTTCCCTTGGGTCGCAGAATCTGTGCCAAATGAATCAGCTTCTCCTCAAGGTCATTAATCCTTTTAGTTCTAACCTTCCTTTCTCGTATCATTTGAAGAGGGCAGAGGAGGACATTGTAAAGACGAATATGACAATCTGGCAGGCTAACCTGTACAACGGGACTGTGCCAGACAACTCGACTGCTCCTCCAATCACAGTGCACCCTGCTGATGTTCCCAGAGGACCTTGCTGGGAGACAATGGTGGGACAGGTACTGATGAAGTGGGGTTATTAcagttcagtttcattttttgagGAAATCGACAAGCACTGtgtgcacaaaataaaaatacagaagaaaaattatattgcatttaattaaataaacgcTTGAGCTTCTTTCTGTCTACAGGAGTTTGTCCGTCTCATTATTTCTGATACAATGACAACTTACATCACTCTGCTTATTGGAGATTTTTTCCGCGCTGTTTTGGTCCGTTTCCTGAACAACTGCTGGTGTTGGGATCTGGAGTATGGCTTTGTGAGTATTCACAATGCTTACAGAAGCAACTTGTTTGAATCCTTTCTCACTTCTTACTGAGATGTGCTTTCTTCAATAGCCATCCTATTCAGAGTTTGACGTCAGTGGAAATGTTCTGGGGCTGATCTTCAATCAGGGGATGATCTGGTAAAAAGTTTTCTAATTGgcctttctttcattttaaataaagtaaaatctTCATATCAACAAGTGccaatgtatgtgtgtgtgtgtatcaggaTGGGGGCATTTTATGCGCCATGTCTTCCAGCATTAAATCTATTCCGGCTTCATGTGTCCATGTACCTGCAGTGCTGGGCGGTGATGTGCTGTAATGTGCCACAGGAGCGGGTCTTCAAAGCTTCAGGCTCCAATAACTTTTACATGGCCATGCTGTTGGTCATCCTCTTCCTTTCTACCCTGCCCGCTATATACACAATTGTCTCCATTCCGCCATCGTTTGACTGCGGACCCTTCAGGTTCTGAGATCTGTTTGAATTAGGAAGAATAGTCTAGAAAAAATAACTAGTATTTCAAAGATGTAGATACTTTTGAAATGCCCTTTTTGTCACATAAAAACTCATAGTGTAAaaagatttgtatgttttattttataaaacacgtTAATGCCCGTTCTTACCACTAGAGTTCAGCAGAGTACAGCAGCGTAAAATGTTATTCactttgaaatcaaactttatttgtatttgcATGAGCACAAAAATGCAACAAGCtagtacatatactgtatatacgaaTGGATTAAACATCGATTAAagcatataataaaataaagtagaGCAAACAGGGAATTTACAtgaatgtatttaattatttatgaaGTTTAAACGTGTAAGTGTTTACTTTTCGTCTTTCTGTAGTGGGAAAAGCCGCATGTTTGATGTGATTCAAGAAACTCTGGAGACAGACTTCCCAGCTTGGTTCGGGATGGTTTTCAGTTATGCTTCAAACCCTGGACTGGTTTTGCCTTTCCTTCTTCTGTTGGTGTAAGGGTTTATGTTTGGGCTCTATTTCTTTACTAAAACAATGATGCATGAATATAATGATAATGGTATATTTCTCTATCGTTTTAGTCTCGCATTATATTATCTGCAGTCCACCTCTAAAACATACAAACGGGTAAACATGGAGCTGAAAAAGAAGCTTCAAGTAGTAAGTTTAGAAATGAAGATGTCttctaaatgtatttgtttcaaTCTCTAACAAGGCTATGGGCTTGATGCCATAACCACAAACTGTCCACTAGGTGGTAGCACAAACATTGCTCTAagactaaaatgtaaaaaaatcatcaatgtaattaaatgtttgaaatgaaattatttttgtttatacatttatgcattcataactacttacatttttatcagtaGGCCTACTGAAATTTCCTTTCCTGAAATTCAAGCCCATCCCTTGGTGTTGCTACTGTAGCTCCTGCCAATTGAGCTATACTATGCATGGTTTGTTTCTAGTCATTTTTCCAGGTGACTGAGACTTTTGTATTTACAGCAAAATGAggaaaacaagaagaagaacaaACTCGCAGCCCTAAAGGCTGCCAGTGAACTGGAGCAGGCGACGAATGCTGTAGGAAAACACAGCAACACTGACTCGGATTTGGGTGAGAGCAAAGAGAACACCTCACTGCTTCATTCACTTCACTCGATCAGATCcttgaaaacaaatgaaagaaaatgttccactaatatttcaaaatgaatgttttttggACAGCAAATGCTCTCTGTGTCAAATTATGAGACAACCATTGAAATGTCTCTACCTCCCATTTCTTAGGAATGAATGAAAACGACAATagcttaaatgaaacacagcagCACAGACAGAAAGGGCAAAAAAGTCGCTATGTTCACCCATCACAGGGTCAGCACAATAAGGACCCCCATCCCATCTCTTCCACCCACACAACTACCAGGCCCCCTGCATCGCGGAGTCGAGCTGTTCCTGGACATCTCCCAGGGAACCCACAGCAGCCACAGAGAAACTCTCACTCCAACAGGAGATAAACTGTCTTGTGCAAAATGCAATACTAAATACTTTAAGAATCTCTGTAAAATATTGACCGTTCTTGTCAATTCTAGTCAACGAGCAAGCTGTTTTTGGTAAACCAAAAAATTCTTGTTGGTTTAgtcacaacacacaacacacgcggGTGAACAGAAAAGCTGGTCTTTTCAACAGGGTATAAGACTACAGCAGTTAATGTAAAGATTAGAACCTCCTGCTCCTTTGCTCTGTTtacactacatttacattacactaATTTGGCACTTAAATagcctttatttcttgttgATGTGATGATACTGTTTAAAATTCTGTGTCCAGTCCCGCAGCACGGCCCGGCCTGTCATTGTCATGCATGTCTTGAGGTTCTGTGACTATGTTACTAGTCTAGACTGATAATACTCTTATCTCAGTGAAAGATAAATTACTTGATACAGGCTGACTATACGGCCAAATAatttattcaacattttaatacaataaatatgttatttctATAGACAGCACTAGAAATATTTTGGATTGTTGGTATGCCAAATACAAATTGTAGTAAGTAAAGGTTTTCATGTGAGCATGTGTTTTGAGTCACGCTCTCACAGTCTTTCTCATGCAGCTCTCCTACACCCTCTATGCATCTCACCTGTCATAAGAAGCTCAAAAATCCATCATCAGCCTCCTTGGAAGATCATGAGATTCAATCATCAGTTGATTGACAGCTTGGCTGAGCCCACCATTATGCATCTCCTCTCCGTTTCATTGTTTCCCCATTCTCAAATCCATGCCGCTTTATCTTGATCGGTTTGTCAGGTGACCCACAACATTTCCATGCACTGTACTGTATTATCAAATCTGCTCTCAGCTCTAAGGGTGTCTAGTGTCCCGATCACAGATTCTTTTCCAGTAGACGCAGATTTGGCAGCAACAATGTATCTGGCATGCTTGTGCTTCTATGGGCTAACACAGTTGTGTTTGGGGTTATCCTGTGTACCATTTATTTTAGGGCATCTGTGTCAGGGCTTCTagaggatttaaaaaaattctccATAAATTAGATTagtttttttgcagttttacaGCCTTATGATGTCCCCATATCAGTTACGCAAAATCTTGATGATTACTTATTAGAGAACTGGCATGTTTCATTAACATTGCAGATGGCCATCCATAATTCACAAGCAATCTTCATTAAGTATTAATAGGAGTCATTTgagattttgtttatttgtttgtttggagACATTGTCAATTGCAGCTACTGATCTTTTTTAATTTGCTTACCGAAGGAAGGTTCACGTTAagttaaaacatcaaaataatgttagcattgactttaatattaataactgtatttgttaataatttaatcaattaaattgcattttaagaGTTGAACAAAATGTTGAAGTGGTTTTCACAACATCTTTTACTGCTACCACAGAgagatgtattttttataaagtgGACATCTGATCTGTGTGAATGTAATTATGTTACCGAACATTATAGTAGTAGACCTCTTGTAGATAATTAACTCGAAGCAATTAATGGCTTTCGGATGCTGTGTCTCAACATGCAGGGTTAGTTTCCTGGGACGTGCCCGAACTTTCTGTCAACATTAAAGGCCTACTTATCATTTACAAACAGTCTTTGTCATAGAAAGAAATGTCATTTGTACTTACATAGTTTTCATAGTTTTACAATTTTGCAATTCACATGTAAATGGTTTAATCCTGTGTGTTATGTGTAATCCAGGAAGATGAAAAGTTTAGTcaaagaaaacacaaatgacAAATGGTTTATCTCTTCTACTCAAGTTCATTAGAGAGTTATCGAacatttaatacaaatcattttcatatacaatttcacattttttattgtttttacattacttcaactcatcaaaataagttaATCAGTTTTAACTCAGTTTCATAAATTACAGCAACTCACTCCTGACCAAAATTTAAAACACGATTGTACGAATTGGCTTGTAAGGCAGCAGTTCTTTTACAGTGTACACTAACTATACAAAAATATAGCAAAATACATCATAAGCACCTTGGTTGTTGTCTGACTATTTTAATCTTTCCTCTGCCCTATTTAGTGCAGCGTTGTATCGCAAGATGGCTTGAGATCTTGACTACCGTTCAGTGTGATAAAGAAGACATTTGATGCCTTTTAGGAGTGGAGCACCTGTTCACAGAGACCCATCTGACTGACAGGTGTGTCATCTGCTGTAGGTGCCTCAGAAGTTCAGCAGAATAACAAGACAACACAAACCAACACAATGCCACGCAAAAGAAATGATATTGCGATAACCATGGATGAGGGTAAGTAGATCTGAATTTGACAACCATTGTGATGCATCTTGATTCAGTTTCTTGTCAGGATTGTTTAGTAGATCAGTGAACTGTGTCGGTCATTCTATCCATCAGGCttcatatgaaaaaaaaaagtgatcctgcctgtgaaaacccagctaaaagtcattttttgctatTTACTGTTTTCAACATAAAATCATTGTACGTAATGTAAAGAACAatcagtaaaaataaaattatatttacttatatatttactttaaaaataatatattttatattacttatttattattttgttattttatattatatattatgagGCCAAGTCaatgattgaaatcatagtaaaattaatggttaaaatcaaactttggtgcttatctcataat contains:
- the tmc1 gene encoding transmembrane channel-like protein 1 yields the protein MVIFSRFTSSWKHLRYFSIEVDEGNDNEFNLYYVGVEDHSEGEKEQQVKQEGKRRRERNGKISGRTASEKRSAVTKNSDKREKKHDKHQKTARERRGSKTHEKRRKRNNADEEVVEEECSKEKNVKNERTKTSKLEDEKEQGGKKNKKKSVKTEDVDRNHGKMKPRDCNDVPTKEKTKNRKKLETISEPESKSDSESDLESRDDKAVGVLSSLTPEELEMLKEAMEEKKKLMATLRGKPWPMKKKLIILRESQEFLEKYEGALGKGKGRKLYAYKVVMMKKWMKFQRDFENFKTACIPWEMKIKEIESHFGSSVASYFIFLRWMYGINMILFGLTFGLVMVPEALMGKPYGTLPRKTVPREEEASAMNFAVLWDFGGYAKYSVLFYGYYNNQRAIGWLKFRMPLSYFLVGVGTVAYSYMVVIRTMARNANEEGGGDDTIFNFSWKAFTSWDYLIGNPETADNKFASITTSIKEAIVEDQESRKDDNIHLTRFLRVLANFLVLCCLAGSGYLIYFVVRRSQKFALVGLEKYGWWERNEVNMVMSLLGMFCPMLFDVISTLENYHPRIALQWQLGRIFALFLGNLYTFIIALMDAIQLKRAEEDIVKTNMTIWQANLYNGTVPDNSTAPPITVHPADVPRGPCWETMVGQEFVRLIISDTMTTYITLLIGDFFRAVLVRFLNNCWCWDLEYGFPSYSEFDVSGNVLGLIFNQGMIWMGAFYAPCLPALNLFRLHVSMYLQCWAVMCCNVPQERVFKASGSNNFYMAMLLVILFLSTLPAIYTIVSIPPSFDCGPFSGKSRMFDVIQETLETDFPAWFGMVFSYASNPGLVLPFLLLLVLALYYLQSTSKTYKRVNMELKKKLQVQNEENKKKNKLAALKAASELEQATNAVGKHSNTDSDLGMNENDNSLNETQQHRQKGQKSRYVHPSQGQHNKDPHPISSTHTTTRPPASRSRAVPGHLPGNPQQPQRNSHSNRR